GGAACCCCGGGGAGCCGCGCTACTCCGCGGGCGCCCCCTCGCTCGGCGACCCGTACTTCCCGGACCAGGGCAACGGCGGCTACGACGTGCGGCACTACGACGTCACGTTCTCCTACGACCCCGCCACCAAGGTCATGGACGCCACGACGGTGATCACCGCGGTCGCCACCCAGGACCTCGACCAGTTCGACCTGGACTTCCGCGGCCCGGAGATCACGTCGCTGAAGGTCGGCAAGCACCCGGCCGGCTACCGGCGGGACGGGCAGGAGCTCGTCGTCACCCCGCGGCCGAAGCTCAAGACCGGGGAGACCTTCACGGTCACGGTGACGTACGCCGGGACGCCGCCGGTCGTCACCGATCCGGACGGCTCGATCGAGGGCTGGGTGCCGACCGACGACGGCGTCTTCGTGCCGGGCGAGCCGCAGGGCGCGCCGGCGTGGCTGCCCTCCAACGACAGTCCCGCCGACAAGGCGACGTTCACCTTCCGGGCGACGGTCCCCGAGGGCGTCACGGTGGTCGGCAACGGCCGCCTGGTGTCCAGGACGACCGCGAACGGCAGGACGACGTTCGTGTGGGACTCGGCCGAGCCGATGGCGACCTATCTCGCCACGGTGACCCTGGGGAACTTCGTCGTGACCGAGACGACCACGCCGAGCGGCATCCCGGTCTACACGGCCGTGGACCCGCGCCTGGTGACCCAGTCGGCCGCGGCCGTCGCCCGGATTCCCGACATCCTTGAGTACTTCTCCTCGATCTTCGGGCCGTACCCCTTCAACCAGGCGGGCGCCATCATCGACCGCGCGCCGGACGTCGGCTACGCCCTGGAGAGCCAGACCAAGCCGATCTTCTCCAGCGCGCCCGGCGTCGGCACGATGGCGCACGAGCTCGCGCACCAGTGGTACGGCGACAGCGTGAGCGTCGGCAAGTGGTCCGACATCTGGCTGAACGAGGGCTTCGCGACGTACGCGACCTGGCTGTGGACCGAGCACAGCGGGGGCGCCACCGCCCAGCAGACGTTCAACAGCGCGAGCAACTACGGCCGGGCGGCGACCTCGTCGTTCTGGCAGGTCGTCACGGCCGACCCCGGCCCCGAGGACATGTTCGGCAACGTGCCGTACAACCGGGGCGCGATGACGCTGCACGCGCTGCGCGGCAAGATCGGCGACGCCGCGTTCTTCACGCTGATCAAGGACTGGGCCGCCGAGCACCGGTACGGCAACACGAGCACCGCCGACTTCGTCGCGGCGGCGGAGAAGGTCTCGGGCATGGACCTGAAGGCGTTCTTCGACGTGTGGCTGTTCCAGAAGGGCAAGCCCGCCTCCTGGTGACCCCTCACCGGCGGCTCCCGTCCGCGGGAGCCGCCGGTCACGCGCGCAGGTGCAGGGCGAGCTGAATGCGGTCGCGCAGGCCCAGCTTGCGCAGCACGCTGGACACGTGGTTCTTGACGGTCCCCTCGGTGATGAACAGCCGCGCCGCGATCTCCCTGTTGGCGGCCCCGGCGGCGACCATCCGCGCCACCTCCACCTCGCGGGCGGACAGCAGCTCCTGCCCGCGGAAGGCGACCGGGCTCACCGGCAGGTGCCGCAGCTCGGCGACCAGGCGGGCCGCCACCGGGCTGCCCAGCACGGTCTCCCCGCGGCTCACCCGGTGCACGGCCGCGACCAGCTCCTCCGGCGAGCAGTCCTTCAGCAGGTAGCCGGTCGCGCCGCCGCGCAGTGCGCCGAAGATGTACTCGTCCTCGTCGAACGTGCTGAGCACGACGACCGCCACCTCCGGGTGCTCGGCGGCCAGGCGGCCGATCAGCTCCACGCCGTTCATGCCCGGCATGCGCATGTCCACCAGCGCGACGTGCGGGCGGCGTTCGGCGACCACCCGCAGCGCCTCGTGCCCGTCGGCCGCCTCGCCCACGACCTCGATGCCGTCCTCGACCTCGAGCAGCTTGCGCAGCCCCTCGCGCAGCAGCGCCTGGTCGTCCACCAGCACGACCCTGACCGGCGTCATGCCCGCACCTCCGACAACGGCAGCTCCGCGCGCAACTCGAACCCGCCGCCCGGCCGGTTGGCGCCGGCCAGCGTGCCGCCCAGGGCCCTGGCCCGCTCCGCCAGCGACGTCAGCCCGAAACCGCCGGCGGGCCGGTCGTCCCTGCCCTTCCCGTCGTCGCTGACCATGAGCACGACGCGGTCGTCGCCGAAGGCGAGCGTGCCGCGCACGTGCTCCGCCTTCGCGTGCCGCAGCGCGTTGGTGAGCCCCTCCTGCAGCACCCGGTAGAGGACGAGCTCGGTGTCGGGCTCCAGCCGCCGCTCCTCGCCCCGCACCTCGAAGCTCACGCTGATCCCGGTGCCGTCGAACGACGCCGCGAGCCGTTCGAGCGCGGCGCTGCCGACGCGGCCGTCCAGCGCGAGCGGCCGCAGCGCGCGCACCCAGCGCCGCGCGTCGGTCAGCGCCTCCACGGTGAGCTCCTTGGCCTGGCGGACCTCCCCCCAGGCGGCCTCGGGGCGTCGCTCGCGGAATCGCTCGGCGTTCTCCAGGCCCATCTTGATGACCGTGAGGTGGTGGCCGACCGAGTCGTGCATCTCCGCCGCCATCCGCGCCCGTTCCTCGGCGACGGCCAGCTCCCTGATGCGTTCCAGCAACCCCTGGGCCTCCTCGCGCCTGCGCCGCGCCTCCAGCGTGGACGCCGCCATGCCGAGGCCGACCGCCGCGAACACCGCCATCGTGGCGGCCTGGGCGAAACCTTCGGTGACCGTTCTGCCCTCGAGCAGGGGCACGACCGCGCACAGGGCCGTGACGCAGGACAGGAGAGCGGTCGCGACGCGCATGCCGTACACGAAGGCGAGGTTGGCCATCGCGATGAGGACCAGGGGCATGTGCGTCTCCACGGACCCCGTGACCCCCAGCGCGAGCGTCGCCGCCAGGAACAGCGGCGCCACCCAGCGGCGGCGCGCCGCCCGCTGCCACGGCAGCGCCGGCCAGAGCGCCGCGACCAGCACGACGTTGGCGGCGAACAGCACGTACTCCGGCATGCCGCTGCCCCGGCCGGTCGCGACCGCCTCCGCGAGGCCGATGGTCAGCAGGGCCGTCATCGCCCAGAACGCGACGTTCAACAGGGACGGCCGGTCGGCGTCCCGCAACCAGTCGAAACGCGCCATGACCCGACCCTAGATCTCCGCGACGCGGATGTGACCGGCCGCCGGGAAATCCATGACCGTGGTCATGGCCGCGTCCCAGGCGCCGCCGGACGCGCGGGGCGGTTCCTAGAAGATGGGCTCCGGCTGGGGGACGACGGCGCCCCGGACGGCGTCGCAGTCCCGGCGGAGCACGGCGACGTGGAGTTCGCGCAGCTCGGCCGATGGGTCGAGGCCGAGCCGGTCGCCGAGCACGGCCGTGGCGCGTCCCCAGGCGGAGATCGCCCCGGCCACATCCCCGCCCAGGTAGTAGGCGCGCATGAGGTGCGCCCAGCTGGTCTCCCGGAAGGGGGCGTCGCCCAGCACCTCCAGGATCTCGGGGATGAGATCGGTCGTGTGGCCCAGGCCCAGGCGGGCCTCCACCAGGCGCTCGCGCACCGTCAGGTGCAGCTCGGCGAAGGCGGTGAACCGCGACCGCAGCAGTTCCGAGGCGGTGCAGTCCTGCCCGATCGGCCCCTGCCACAGATCGAGGGCCGCGCCGAGCGCCTCCTCGGCCGCGCCGGGTCGCCGGGCGCGCAGCCGGGCGAAGCCCTCCATGGCGAGCCGCCTGAACATGACCGCGTCCACCTCCTCGGGCACGGCGAGCAGCCGGTAGCCGCCCTCGCCGCCGCCTCCCCGGAGAGTGACCAGGCGGTCGCGCAGC
This genomic window from Microbispora sp. ZYX-F-249 contains:
- a CDS encoding AfsR/SARP family transcriptional regulator encodes the protein MLFRLLGRVQVGDDDASLAIGSAPVRGLLAALLLEEGRSVPVEQLMRCLWEDPPGSARKNLRLHVARLRTRLAVLGLRDRLVTLRGGGGEGGYRLLAVPEEVDAVMFRRLAMEGFARLRARRPGAAEEALGAALDLWQGPIGQDCTASELLRSRFTAFAELHLTVRERLVEARLGLGHTTDLIPEILEVLGDAPFRETSWAHLMRAYYLGGDVAGAISAWGRATAVLGDRLGLDPSAELRELHVAVLRRDCDAVRGAVVPQPEPIF
- a CDS encoding response regulator transcription factor: MTPVRVVLVDDQALLREGLRKLLEVEDGIEVVGEAADGHEALRVVAERRPHVALVDMRMPGMNGVELIGRLAAEHPEVAVVVLSTFDEDEYIFGALRGGATGYLLKDCSPEELVAAVHRVSRGETVLGSPVAARLVAELRHLPVSPVAFRGQELLSAREVEVARMVAAGAANREIAARLFITEGTVKNHVSSVLRKLGLRDRIQLALHLRA
- a CDS encoding M1 family metallopeptidase, with the translated sequence MPSSRSRRAARIGGAALAAALLTATQATTALAAPGNPGEPRYSAGAPSLGDPYFPDQGNGGYDVRHYDVTFSYDPATKVMDATTVITAVATQDLDQFDLDFRGPEITSLKVGKHPAGYRRDGQELVVTPRPKLKTGETFTVTVTYAGTPPVVTDPDGSIEGWVPTDDGVFVPGEPQGAPAWLPSNDSPADKATFTFRATVPEGVTVVGNGRLVSRTTANGRTTFVWDSAEPMATYLATVTLGNFVVTETTTPSGIPVYTAVDPRLVTQSAAAVARIPDILEYFSSIFGPYPFNQAGAIIDRAPDVGYALESQTKPIFSSAPGVGTMAHELAHQWYGDSVSVGKWSDIWLNEGFATYATWLWTEHSGGATAQQTFNSASNYGRAATSSFWQVVTADPGPEDMFGNVPYNRGAMTLHALRGKIGDAAFFTLIKDWAAEHRYGNTSTADFVAAAEKVSGMDLKAFFDVWLFQKGKPASW
- a CDS encoding sensor histidine kinase; amino-acid sequence: MARFDWLRDADRPSLLNVAFWAMTALLTIGLAEAVATGRGSGMPEYVLFAANVVLVAALWPALPWQRAARRRWVAPLFLAATLALGVTGSVETHMPLVLIAMANLAFVYGMRVATALLSCVTALCAVVPLLEGRTVTEGFAQAATMAVFAAVGLGMAASTLEARRRREEAQGLLERIRELAVAEERARMAAEMHDSVGHHLTVIKMGLENAERFRERRPEAAWGEVRQAKELTVEALTDARRWVRALRPLALDGRVGSAALERLAASFDGTGISVSFEVRGEERRLEPDTELVLYRVLQEGLTNALRHAKAEHVRGTLAFGDDRVVLMVSDDGKGRDDRPAGGFGLTSLAERARALGGTLAGANRPGGGFELRAELPLSEVRA